The candidate division KSB1 bacterium genome contains a region encoding:
- a CDS encoding transglycosylase SLT domain-containing protein, which yields MNLDPKTWRAARRALEQAIRLYIDDPNVAFIDLGFSAQQPFKAGLVIRIHRRHLPLEESIMSESPCAIDASQLGFAVEFVESKFRYHLRQQVSEIAPPSRPQLCGGLPLVNEAGRLFTLGGIVRDRRTKKEMVLSSWHVLAESWAAGEEALLDQPVSAEGKETTEVAAEYARCAIRAGLDAAVFRLRSKKLLLNHQEGIGAVTGVTLPLLGMPVIKSGAATGVTSGVITGILGYSMQRYANRKQLIGPFVCITPEEPNAPINAPGDSGAWWLERSSRRAVALHFAGSDNPSFGLAFSMPEVLHALDVKVVTEAPTVDPMEQIASPAVKPIKPAAVESKILKALSLNVLFTGRWVNHFALAVVFLTLSLATVVLLQRLSRMHQRQSAKINQLQRQARDIKFMMQTDSARQQQIRKIVMIINRFNPEMPSNLKLDLASEIYTMSLKYSQLDVDLICATITHESAHRWDPEAVSFAGAMGLMQLLPTTARELTSEEGIVWTSSEEILFNPIYNVRLGCRYLASLVGKYGVEPGLAAYNGGALQAKRWTNGGINHALLPRETACYVPAIMKLYKNYREMGL from the coding sequence ATGAACCTCGATCCCAAAACTTGGCGCGCCGCTCGCCGAGCCTTGGAGCAGGCGATTAGGCTTTATATCGACGATCCGAATGTGGCGTTTATCGATTTGGGATTTTCGGCGCAGCAACCTTTCAAGGCCGGGCTTGTCATTCGTATCCATCGGCGCCATCTGCCGTTAGAAGAATCGATCATGTCGGAGTCGCCATGTGCGATCGACGCGTCGCAGCTTGGCTTTGCGGTCGAGTTTGTCGAGAGCAAATTTCGCTATCATTTGCGGCAGCAGGTTTCGGAAATTGCGCCGCCATCGCGCCCGCAGCTTTGCGGGGGCCTGCCACTGGTGAATGAAGCCGGGCGATTGTTTACGTTGGGTGGAATCGTGCGGGATCGCCGGACGAAAAAGGAGATGGTGTTGAGCAGCTGGCATGTGCTGGCGGAATCGTGGGCCGCCGGCGAAGAGGCTCTGCTTGACCAGCCGGTTTCGGCAGAGGGCAAAGAAACGACCGAGGTCGCAGCCGAATACGCGCGCTGCGCCATTCGCGCCGGCCTCGATGCGGCGGTTTTTCGCCTGAGGAGCAAGAAGCTGTTGCTCAATCATCAGGAGGGAATCGGGGCGGTGACCGGTGTGACGCTGCCGCTACTTGGTATGCCGGTGATCAAATCCGGCGCAGCGACCGGCGTCACCTCCGGCGTCATCACCGGCATTCTGGGTTATTCGATGCAGCGGTACGCCAATCGCAAACAACTTATCGGCCCGTTCGTTTGTATCACGCCGGAAGAGCCGAACGCCCCCATCAACGCACCCGGCGATTCCGGCGCTTGGTGGTTGGAGCGCTCGAGCCGGCGCGCGGTGGCGTTGCACTTTGCCGGCAGCGACAATCCTTCGTTCGGCCTGGCTTTTTCCATGCCGGAGGTTTTACACGCCTTGGACGTCAAAGTTGTGACGGAGGCGCCGACGGTGGATCCGATGGAACAAATCGCTTCGCCTGCCGTGAAGCCGATAAAGCCGGCCGCGGTTGAATCTAAAATTTTAAAAGCACTTTCACTCAACGTGCTTTTCACCGGGCGTTGGGTCAACCACTTCGCGCTGGCAGTTGTGTTCTTGACGCTTAGTTTGGCGACGGTGGTGCTTTTGCAACGGCTCAGCAGGATGCACCAGCGGCAAAGCGCTAAAATCAATCAGTTGCAGCGGCAAGCGCGAGACATCAAATTCATGATGCAGACCGATAGCGCCCGTCAGCAGCAGATCCGCAAGATCGTCATGATCATCAACCGGTTTAACCCGGAGATGCCGAGCAATTTGAAACTCGATCTCGCTTCGGAAATTTATACGATGAGCTTGAAATACAGCCAGCTTGATGTTGATTTGATTTGTGCAACCATCACGCACGAATCGGCTCACAGGTGGGATCCCGAGGCGGTTTCGTTTGCCGGCGCCATGGGTTTGATGCAGCTCTTGCCGACCACGGCCCGAGAATTAACCAGCGAGGAAGGCATCGTTTGGACTTCCTCGGAAGAGATTCTTTTCAATCCGATTTATAACGTGCGCCTGGGTTGCCGCTATCTGGCGAGCCTGGTTGGGAAGTATGGCGTCGAGCCGGGTCTTGCCGCTTACAATGGCGGCGCGCTACAGGCGAAGCGCTGGACAAATGGCGGCATCAACCATGCGCTCTTGCCTCGCGAGACGGCTTGTTATGTTCCTGCGATCATGAAGCTTTATAAAAACTATCGTGAGATGGGGCTCTGA
- a CDS encoding S8 family serine peptidase: MKRVSVLLALLYFCGWGFFSLGVTSGYAQGLVKHYYYQGQRIDLNLSIKAISVKFRSGLPSAAIDNILNAAIPGQVSERKNLQLNGLQFLKLRDGLVENDIAQALAKLNANNDVVMAAPVFVTESGAKQMMTDEFVVRVRSNVTPVAFENAYRAMGAEIIRDLGNNTYLMRVGKAAGHNGLSAANHLFNNGLVEWAEPNSVYPEKSLLHAVANDTHYNSQWAHRNTGQAVANGLGGTVVGTADSDMDVDLAWDISMGSPSIIVGIVDTGVDLAHPDLQANIVQGFDPTENDFVPNDDTEGHGTATAGIVAAIANNSLGVAGVAPNCKIMPLRIFDDNGSATNQWIADAIDYGWQNGAAILSNSWGGGSPSALIDDAISRAVTNGRGGLGCVVLFSSGNSGNGVVAYPASKTNVIAVGASNMMDHKKQSGSGDGQYWWGANYGTELDVVAPTIVYTTDITGAGGYDPGDYSDDFNGTSASCPNAAGVAALILSVNSGLTRVQVQDIMEKTADKIEKYPFNTSKANGMWNKYVGFGRVNAYAAVREALGSDYVPPTINHTPLASTSSTAARTVTATITDASGIGSGAGTPTLWYRTNSGSGFGAYTSVAATGSYQFTIPGQPAETQVEYYIAAQDASAQANSGSFAFGGSGVNPPGQAPTTRPFTYRVGTLQVQAPKSSTDVPKTIPLLGGSAVSTLSVTENFIITDVNVTMNISHTWVSDLVITLTAPNGTSVGLFSRNGGSGDNLSTTTFDDEAATSITNGAAPYNGSFQPDNALAIFDGLQSNGTWTLRVYDGVAFDGGTLNSWSITFERTVVGGGGCNNIAQGKTATASSTNGSNTPARAVDGNTATYWRSGGGGTQWLQVDLVSGSYNSAEIVWNSNRHATSYEVRVSNSSTFSTFTTVFSTTTGDGGTDTFTLTGAPRTERYIRIHMTVPNSGHYRVAEFRVCSSVAKQNVETSEVTETLVPTEIQLAQNYPNPFNPTTNISFSLPQATHVQLKVYDILGSEVATLVNDRRDAGFHTVTFEAKHLPSGVYFYVLKTAEVQLVRRLLVMK; this comes from the coding sequence ATGAAGCGCGTTTCGGTTCTATTGGCGTTGCTTTATTTCTGTGGCTGGGGATTTTTTAGCCTGGGAGTGACTTCAGGATATGCCCAAGGCCTGGTCAAGCATTACTACTACCAGGGCCAGCGCATCGACCTGAATCTCAGCATCAAGGCGATTTCCGTGAAGTTCCGGAGCGGTTTGCCTTCGGCGGCGATTGACAACATTTTAAATGCCGCCATCCCCGGACAGGTCTCCGAACGCAAGAACCTGCAACTGAACGGGCTGCAATTTTTGAAATTGCGCGACGGACTCGTCGAAAATGACATCGCCCAAGCCCTGGCGAAACTGAACGCAAATAACGACGTCGTGATGGCGGCGCCGGTCTTTGTCACCGAATCCGGCGCCAAACAGATGATGACAGACGAATTTGTCGTGCGCGTCCGCAGCAACGTCACGCCGGTGGCATTCGAAAATGCGTACCGAGCCATGGGCGCCGAAATCATCCGCGATCTCGGCAACAACACTTACCTGATGCGGGTTGGAAAAGCTGCCGGCCATAATGGCCTGAGCGCGGCAAACCACTTATTCAACAACGGTTTGGTGGAGTGGGCCGAGCCCAATTCGGTTTATCCGGAAAAATCGTTGCTGCACGCGGTGGCCAACGATACGCATTATAACAGCCAATGGGCGCATCGCAACACCGGCCAGGCCGTGGCGAACGGCCTCGGCGGCACCGTGGTCGGCACAGCGGATTCCGACATGGACGTCGATCTTGCCTGGGACATCTCGATGGGATCACCCTCAATCATCGTTGGTATTGTCGATACCGGCGTCGATCTGGCTCATCCGGATTTGCAGGCTAATATCGTGCAGGGCTTTGATCCCACCGAGAACGATTTCGTTCCCAATGATGACACCGAAGGTCACGGCACTGCAACGGCGGGCATCGTGGCGGCCATCGCCAACAACAGCCTGGGCGTGGCCGGCGTTGCGCCCAATTGCAAAATCATGCCGCTGCGCATCTTTGATGATAACGGCAGCGCCACCAATCAATGGATCGCGGATGCGATTGATTACGGCTGGCAAAATGGCGCGGCCATTCTGAGCAATTCCTGGGGCGGCGGCAGCCCGAGCGCGCTGATCGACGATGCGATCAGCCGCGCCGTCACCAATGGCCGGGGTGGGCTGGGCTGCGTGGTGTTGTTCAGTTCCGGCAATAGCGGCAATGGCGTTGTTGCCTATCCTGCCAGCAAAACCAATGTCATTGCCGTTGGCGCCAGCAACATGATGGATCACAAAAAGCAATCCGGCTCCGGCGACGGCCAGTATTGGTGGGGCGCGAACTACGGTACCGAGCTTGACGTGGTGGCGCCGACGATTGTGTACACGACGGATATTACCGGCGCCGGCGGCTACGATCCGGGTGATTATTCCGACGACTTCAACGGCACCTCGGCATCCTGCCCGAATGCGGCCGGCGTCGCGGCGTTGATTTTATCGGTCAACTCCGGGCTGACGCGCGTTCAAGTGCAGGACATCATGGAAAAAACCGCCGACAAGATCGAGAAATACCCGTTCAACACCAGCAAGGCGAATGGCATGTGGAATAAGTACGTCGGTTTTGGCCGTGTCAACGCCTATGCGGCGGTGCGTGAAGCGTTGGGCAGCGATTATGTTCCGCCCACCATCAATCACACGCCGTTGGCTTCGACCTCCAGCACCGCGGCTCGCACGGTGACGGCCACGATTACCGATGCTTCAGGCATCGGCTCCGGTGCAGGAACGCCGACGCTGTGGTATCGCACCAACAGCGGCAGCGGCTTTGGGGCTTATACAAGCGTTGCCGCGACCGGCAGCTATCAATTTACCATCCCAGGCCAGCCGGCGGAAACTCAGGTTGAATATTACATCGCCGCCCAAGATGCCTCAGCGCAGGCCAACAGCGGAAGTTTCGCCTTTGGCGGCAGCGGGGTCAATCCTCCCGGTCAAGCGCCAACCACGCGGCCTTTTACCTACCGGGTCGGCACCTTGCAAGTGCAAGCGCCCAAATCTTCAACCGATGTGCCGAAGACCATTCCCCTCCTCGGCGGCTCGGCGGTGTCAACCCTGAGTGTGACGGAGAATTTCATTATTACCGACGTCAACGTGACGATGAATATCAGCCACACGTGGGTGAGCGATCTCGTTATCACCCTGACCGCGCCCAATGGCACCAGCGTCGGGCTTTTCAGCCGGAATGGCGGCTCCGGCGATAATTTGTCGACGACGACTTTTGACGACGAAGCAGCGACCTCCATCACCAACGGCGCCGCTCCATACAACGGCTCTTTTCAGCCTGATAATGCGCTGGCGATATTTGACGGTCTGCAATCGAACGGCACCTGGACCTTGCGCGTTTACGACGGCGTCGCTTTTGATGGCGGCACGTTGAATAGCTGGAGCATCACCTTTGAGCGCACCGTTGTCGGCGGCGGCGGTTGCAACAACATTGCGCAGGGCAAAACTGCAACCGCTTCGAGCACGAACGGCAGCAATACACCAGCCCGAGCTGTGGATGGTAATACCGCCACCTATTGGAGAAGCGGCGGCGGCGGAACGCAGTGGCTGCAAGTGGACTTGGTAAGTGGCAGCTATAATAGCGCGGAGATCGTCTGGAACAGCAACCGTCATGCGACGAGCTATGAAGTTCGAGTCTCGAATAGCTCCACTTTTTCCACCTTTACCACGGTCTTTAGCACCACCACCGGCGATGGCGGCACCGACACATTCACCTTGACCGGCGCGCCGCGCACGGAACGCTACATCAGAATTCACATGACCGTGCCGAATAGCGGCCATTATCGGGTTGCGGAGTTTAGGGTTTGTAGCTCGGTTGCCAAGCAAAACGTGGAGACATCCGAGGTGACGGAAACCCTTGTGCCCACAGAGATCCAGTTGGCGCAAAACTATCCCAACCCCTTCAACCCGACCACGAACATCAGTTTCAGTTTGCCGCAGGCCACTCACGTTCAGCTCAAAGTCTACGACATCCTTGGCAGCGAAGTGGCAACTTTGGTTAATGACCGTCGTGATGCGGGTTTTCATACCGTAACGTTTGAGGCGAAGCATTTGCCGAGCGGCGTTTACTTCTATGTCTTGAAAACCGCCGAAGTGCAGTTGGTGCGCCGGCTGTTGGTGATGAAATAA